From Nonomuraea helvata, a single genomic window includes:
- a CDS encoding alpha/beta fold hydrolase yields the protein MITATYTIPGMRVRDHVVEVPLDWSDPEATIRVFARELVDPVRDGDDLPCLLYLQGGPGGKGPRPVGTAGWLGKALETYRVILLDQRGTGRSSRIDGRVMSALDPQEGADYLARFRADSIVADAEHLRKTVFGGRRWSTLGQSYGGFLTLTYLSNAPEGLSACYVAGGLPSVDPDATEVYRRTYPRVAAKNAEFYRRYPHHVETVARLADRLSHGDVLLPDGDVLTVRRLQSLGIDFGMKPGYERMHWLLDESLQDRGGELPETFLHQVLARSSYTDNPLFAALQESIYGSGPGATAWAAQRERARHPAFAEDARPLLFTGEMIYPWMFEEIRALRPFRAAVELLSERADWPVLYDLDRLAANEVPVAAAVYFDDMYVDSGLQLDTASRVGNTQAWVTNEYEHDGIGEERVFARLTGLVRDIGGGVTGE from the coding sequence GTGATCACCGCGACCTACACGATCCCCGGGATGCGGGTACGCGACCATGTCGTCGAGGTACCGCTCGACTGGTCCGATCCCGAGGCCACGATCAGGGTGTTCGCCAGGGAACTGGTGGATCCCGTGCGGGACGGCGACGACCTGCCGTGCCTGCTCTACCTGCAGGGCGGGCCCGGCGGCAAGGGTCCGCGCCCCGTCGGCACGGCGGGCTGGCTCGGCAAGGCGCTGGAGACGTACCGGGTGATCCTGCTCGACCAGCGCGGCACGGGCCGCAGCTCGCGGATCGACGGGCGGGTGATGAGCGCGCTCGACCCGCAGGAGGGCGCCGACTACCTGGCCCGCTTCCGCGCGGACTCGATCGTGGCCGACGCCGAGCACCTGCGCAAGACCGTCTTCGGCGGCCGGCGCTGGTCGACGCTCGGGCAGAGCTACGGCGGCTTCCTGACGCTGACGTACCTGTCGAACGCGCCCGAGGGCCTGAGCGCCTGCTACGTGGCGGGCGGCCTGCCTTCCGTGGACCCCGACGCCACGGAGGTCTACCGGCGCACCTATCCGCGGGTCGCGGCCAAGAACGCCGAGTTCTACCGCCGCTACCCGCACCACGTGGAGACCGTGGCCCGCCTGGCCGACCGGCTGTCCCACGGCGACGTCCTGCTGCCCGACGGCGACGTGCTGACCGTACGGCGGCTGCAGTCGCTGGGGATCGACTTCGGCATGAAGCCGGGCTACGAGCGCATGCACTGGCTCCTCGACGAATCCCTGCAAGACAGAGGCGGCGAGCTGCCCGAGACGTTCCTGCACCAGGTGCTGGCCCGCTCCTCCTACACCGACAACCCGCTCTTCGCCGCGCTGCAGGAGAGCATCTACGGCTCCGGGCCCGGCGCGACGGCCTGGGCGGCGCAGCGTGAGCGCGCCCGCCACCCCGCCTTCGCCGAGGACGCCAGGCCGCTGCTGTTCACCGGCGAGATGATCTACCCCTGGATGTTCGAGGAGATCCGCGCGCTGCGCCCGTTCCGCGCCGCCGTCGAGCTCCTCTCCGAGCGTGCCGACTGGCCCGTGCTGTACGACCTGGACCGCCTGGCGGCCAACGAGGTGCCGGTGGCGGCGGCCGTGTACTTCGACGACATGTACGTCGACTCCGGCCTGCAACTGGACACCGCGTCCAGGGTCGGCAACACGCAGGCCTGGGTCACCAACGAGTACGAGCACGACGGCATCGGCGAGGAACGGGTCTTCGCCCGGCTGACCGGGCTCGTACGCGACATAGGAGGAGGAGTCACGGGTGAGTGA
- a CDS encoding ABC transporter permease: MTVAALSPATSGRRVAGALLRDRGAVLSTAFLTLIVLMAICAPLISAITGHGPNDFDTAAVNTDLGGVPRGSLGGISADHLLGVEPQNGRDILARIAYGARVSLLIAVSATALTTLLGVVLGMLAGFYQGWVDQAICRLMDFLMAFPALIFMIAILSSLPQGNRPVLLVLVISFFGWPYLARVVRGQTLTLVNREFVEAARASGASTGALVFKEILPNLRSSLIVMTTLAVPGYVGTEAGLSFLGVGVTPPTPSWGQMIFSSVGWYAVDPMYFAIPGAFLFLTVLSLTVLGDRLRATLDAGEAS; this comes from the coding sequence ATGACCGTCGCAGCTCTTTCCCCTGCCACGTCGGGCCGACGGGTCGCGGGCGCGCTGCTGCGTGATCGGGGCGCGGTGCTGAGCACCGCGTTCCTCACGCTGATCGTGCTGATGGCGATCTGCGCGCCGCTGATCAGCGCGATCACCGGTCACGGGCCGAACGACTTCGACACCGCCGCCGTCAACACCGACCTGGGCGGTGTGCCGCGCGGGTCGCTCGGCGGCATCAGCGCCGACCACCTGCTGGGTGTCGAGCCGCAGAACGGCCGCGACATCCTGGCGCGCATCGCCTACGGCGCGCGCGTCTCACTGCTGATCGCGGTCTCCGCCACGGCGCTGACGACCCTGCTGGGCGTGGTGCTGGGCATGCTGGCCGGGTTCTACCAGGGCTGGGTGGACCAGGCGATCTGCCGGCTCATGGACTTCCTCATGGCCTTCCCCGCGCTCATCTTCATGATCGCGATCCTGTCCTCGCTTCCGCAGGGCAACCGGCCAGTGCTGCTGGTCCTGGTGATCAGCTTCTTCGGCTGGCCGTACCTGGCGCGGGTGGTGCGCGGGCAGACGCTGACGCTGGTGAACAGGGAGTTCGTGGAGGCCGCCCGCGCGTCGGGCGCCTCCACGGGCGCGCTGGTGTTCAAGGAGATCCTGCCCAACCTGCGCAGCTCGCTGATCGTGATGACCACCCTGGCCGTGCCCGGCTACGTCGGCACCGAGGCCGGACTGTCGTTCCTGGGCGTCGGCGTGACGCCGCCGACGCCGTCGTGGGGGCAGATGATCTTCAGCTCGGTCGGCTGGTACGCCGTCGATCCGATGTACTTCGCGATCCCCGGCGCATTCCTGTTCCTCACCGTGCTGTCGCTGACGGTCCTCGGCGACCGGCTGCGGGCCACGCTCGACGCCGGGGAGGCCTCCTGA
- a CDS encoding ABC transporter ATP-binding protein, translated as MSELLVVEDLTVTFPTTRGPVDVVKGVSFTVGQDETVGIVGESGSGKSMTSLAVMGLLPKGARTSGSIRLDGIELLGRPDRDLRRLRGERMSMIFQDPLSSLNPYYTVGLQIEEMYRAHRGGSRGAARKVTIDALDQVGLPDAEQRVDYYPHQFSGGQRQRIMIAMALVCSPELLIADEPTTALDVTVQAQILKLLARLREERGMGMVFITHDLAVISSIATRVLVMRQGEQVEYGTAEQVFAEPAHDYTRMLLESIPRIDDEVKA; from the coding sequence ATGAGCGAACTGCTTGTCGTGGAGGACCTCACCGTCACCTTCCCGACCACGCGCGGCCCGGTGGACGTGGTCAAAGGCGTGTCCTTCACGGTCGGCCAGGACGAGACGGTCGGGATCGTCGGCGAGTCGGGCTCCGGCAAGTCGATGACGAGCCTGGCGGTCATGGGGCTGCTGCCCAAGGGCGCCAGGACCAGCGGGAGCATCCGCCTGGACGGCATCGAGCTGCTCGGCCGCCCCGACCGTGACCTGCGGCGGCTGCGCGGCGAACGGATGTCGATGATCTTCCAGGACCCGCTGTCGTCTCTCAACCCGTACTACACGGTCGGCCTGCAGATCGAGGAGATGTACCGCGCGCACCGCGGCGGCTCCCGCGGCGCGGCCAGGAAGGTCACGATCGACGCGCTCGACCAGGTGGGCCTGCCGGACGCGGAGCAGCGGGTGGATTACTACCCGCACCAGTTCTCCGGCGGGCAGCGGCAGCGCATCATGATCGCCATGGCCCTGGTGTGCTCCCCCGAGCTGCTGATCGCCGACGAGCCGACCACGGCGCTGGACGTGACCGTGCAGGCGCAGATCCTGAAGCTGCTGGCCCGCCTGCGCGAGGAGCGCGGCATGGGCATGGTGTTCATCACGCACGACCTGGCCGTGATCAGCTCGATCGCCACCCGCGTGCTGGTGATGCGCCAGGGCGAGCAGGTCGAGTACGGCACGGCCGAGCAGGTGTTCGCCGAGCCGGCCCACGACTACACCAGGATGCTGCTGGAGAGCATCCCGCGCATCGACGATGAGGTGAAGGCATGA
- a CDS encoding ATP-binding cassette domain-containing protein, translated as MTLLRARDLTKRFVSRGPLGAKAEFTAVDQVSFEVRLGETLAVVGESGSGKSTTARMIAKLMDPSEGTLEFDGEDITHAKGADLARFRANVQVVFQDPFSSLNPRHTVERILMAPLVYQGIAPNGSRRAHAKELMERVGLNPDHSLRYPAQFSGGQAQRIGIARALAVNPKLVICDEAVSALDVSVQAQVLELLRRLQRESGFSYVFIAHDLAVVRQIAQRVAVMSKGKIVELGDTEQVFGAPQDEYTRTLLAAIPRINPEWDRRRREKV; from the coding sequence ATGACGCTGCTGCGCGCCCGTGATCTGACCAAGCGGTTCGTCTCGCGCGGGCCGCTGGGCGCGAAGGCCGAGTTCACGGCGGTCGACCAGGTCAGCTTCGAGGTACGGCTCGGCGAGACGCTCGCGGTGGTCGGCGAGTCCGGCAGCGGCAAGTCGACGACCGCCCGCATGATCGCCAAGCTGATGGACCCGAGCGAGGGCACGCTGGAGTTCGACGGCGAGGACATCACCCACGCCAAGGGGGCCGACCTGGCCCGCTTCCGCGCCAACGTCCAGGTCGTCTTCCAGGACCCGTTCTCCTCGCTCAACCCCCGTCACACGGTGGAGCGGATCCTGATGGCGCCCCTGGTCTACCAGGGCATCGCGCCCAACGGCAGCCGCCGGGCGCACGCCAAGGAGCTGATGGAGCGCGTCGGCCTGAACCCCGACCACTCCCTGCGCTACCCCGCGCAGTTCTCCGGCGGGCAGGCCCAGCGCATCGGCATCGCCCGCGCGCTGGCCGTCAACCCCAAGCTGGTGATCTGCGACGAAGCCGTCTCGGCGCTCGACGTGTCGGTGCAGGCCCAGGTGCTCGAACTGCTGCGGCGGCTGCAGCGCGAGAGCGGCTTCAGCTACGTGTTCATCGCCCACGACCTGGCCGTCGTCCGGCAGATCGCCCAGCGGGTCGCGGTGATGAGCAAGGGGAAGATCGTCGAACTGGGGGACACCGAGCAGGTCTTCGGCGCCCCGCAGGACGAGTACACGCGGACGCTGCTGGCGGCCATCCCGCGCATCAACCCGGAGTGGGACCGCCGCAGGAGGGAGAAGGTGTGA
- a CDS encoding ABC transporter permease, with protein sequence MARYLAGRLAWVVLILFMVCLFTFIIFFTLQPDPAVMICGKTCTQERIDQIHTVLGLDKPLLTQFFDFLIGIFAGRDYGEGANLVHCGAPCLGYSFQTGQSVWDMVVDRLPVSATVAIGAAVLWLLIGVTAGLVSAVKEGTWWDRAAMGLALGGSSIPNYVLALALQYVLVVQLQVLPFPQAVAFGDDPVLWFESYLMPWVVLATVYACLYARLTRANVIDTLAENFMRTARSKGLSPALTLRRHALRPALTPIATIFGMDFAALLGGALITETVFGLNGVGKMAADSIYKNDQPVIMAVTLLAAFFVVVGNLVVDIVYARLDPRVRIAGK encoded by the coding sequence ATGGCGCGTTACTTGGCCGGACGGCTCGCCTGGGTGGTGCTGATCCTCTTCATGGTGTGCCTGTTCACGTTCATCATCTTCTTCACGCTCCAGCCCGACCCGGCCGTGATGATCTGCGGGAAGACGTGCACGCAGGAGCGCATCGACCAGATCCACACCGTGCTGGGGCTGGACAAGCCGCTCCTGACGCAGTTCTTCGACTTCCTCATCGGGATCTTCGCCGGGCGCGACTACGGCGAGGGCGCGAACCTGGTGCACTGCGGCGCCCCCTGCCTGGGCTACAGCTTCCAGACCGGCCAGTCCGTATGGGACATGGTGGTCGACCGGCTGCCGGTCAGCGCCACGGTCGCGATCGGTGCCGCGGTGCTGTGGCTGCTCATCGGCGTCACCGCGGGCCTGGTCAGCGCCGTCAAGGAGGGCACCTGGTGGGATCGCGCCGCCATGGGGCTGGCGCTGGGCGGCTCCAGCATCCCCAACTACGTGCTGGCGCTGGCGCTGCAGTACGTGCTGGTGGTGCAGCTGCAGGTGCTGCCGTTCCCGCAGGCGGTGGCATTCGGCGACGATCCGGTGCTCTGGTTCGAGTCGTACCTGATGCCGTGGGTCGTGCTGGCCACCGTCTACGCCTGCCTGTACGCCCGGCTGACCAGGGCGAACGTGATCGACACCCTCGCCGAGAACTTCATGCGCACGGCCAGGTCCAAGGGGCTGAGCCCGGCCCTGACTCTGCGCAGGCACGCCCTGCGCCCGGCGCTGACGCCGATCGCCACGATCTTCGGCATGGACTTCGCCGCGCTGCTGGGCGGCGCGCTGATCACCGAGACGGTGTTCGGGTTGAACGGGGTCGGCAAGATGGCCGCCGACTCGATCTACAAGAACGACCAGCCAGTGATCATGGCGGTGACCCTGCTGGCGGCCTTCTTCGTGGTGGTCGGCAACCTCGTGGTGGACATCGTCTACGCGAGGCTGGACCCGAGAGTGAGGATCGCGGGGAAATGA
- a CDS encoding aminopeptidase P family protein translates to MSDGNPPRLSEIPAFLDYIAQDWDTPARTPTLVPGAAEAAAAHRRRLAAALPGRTVVVQAGRAPVRNNDTYYDFRVDSDFYWLTGCAVENAVAVIVDGAATLYLPPPARPGEIGFFADAAYGELWVGPSPSLAEWSVALGAEVRPLSDFTDPAQPQDDVPRVLAELRMIKDEWEIGQLREAVDRTVEGFAAVLAELPAAVEGAGERWLQGTFDRYARAYGNGPGYPTIVGSGPHAPTLHWVRCDGPVLPDELLLLDMGLEVRSGYTADVTRTFPASGTFSPAQRQVHDLVEKAHRAGMAQVGPGHRFTDFHHAAMEVIARGLDDWGLLPVSVDEALSDQGQHHRRYLICGIGHHLGLDVHDCAQSRPEAYHGAVMEAGMVLTVEPGLYFHAHDRTLPPELRGIGVRIEDDLLVTASGAEILSDALPIDASGLERWTKEVSR, encoded by the coding sequence GTGAGTGATGGCAACCCCCCCAGGCTGAGCGAGATCCCCGCATTCTTGGACTACATCGCCCAGGACTGGGACACCCCTGCCCGCACCCCCACGTTGGTGCCCGGCGCGGCCGAGGCCGCCGCCGCGCACCGTCGGCGCCTGGCCGCCGCGCTCCCCGGCAGGACCGTGGTCGTGCAGGCCGGGCGGGCTCCGGTGCGCAACAACGACACGTACTACGACTTCCGCGTGGACAGCGACTTCTACTGGCTCACCGGCTGCGCGGTGGAGAACGCCGTGGCCGTGATCGTGGACGGCGCCGCCACCCTGTACCTTCCCCCGCCCGCCCGCCCCGGCGAGATCGGCTTCTTCGCCGACGCGGCATACGGGGAGCTGTGGGTGGGCCCGTCCCCGTCACTCGCGGAGTGGTCGGTGGCGCTCGGCGCCGAGGTGCGGCCGCTGAGCGACTTCACCGACCCCGCGCAGCCGCAGGACGACGTCCCGCGCGTGCTGGCCGAGCTGCGCATGATCAAGGACGAGTGGGAGATCGGCCAGCTCCGCGAGGCCGTGGACCGTACCGTCGAGGGCTTCGCGGCGGTGCTGGCCGAGCTCCCGGCGGCCGTCGAGGGCGCGGGCGAGCGGTGGCTGCAGGGCACGTTCGACCGGTACGCCAGGGCGTACGGCAACGGCCCCGGCTACCCCACCATCGTCGGCAGCGGCCCGCACGCCCCCACCCTGCACTGGGTCCGCTGCGACGGTCCCGTCCTGCCCGACGAGCTGCTCCTGCTCGACATGGGTCTGGAGGTACGCAGCGGCTACACCGCCGACGTCACCCGCACCTTCCCCGCCTCGGGCACCTTCTCCCCCGCCCAGCGGCAGGTGCACGACCTGGTGGAGAAGGCGCACCGGGCGGGCATGGCGCAGGTCGGCCCCGGCCACCGCTTCACCGACTTCCACCACGCGGCCATGGAGGTCATCGCGCGCGGCCTGGACGACTGGGGGCTGCTGCCGGTCTCGGTGGACGAGGCCCTGTCGGACCAGGGCCAGCACCACCGCCGCTACCTGATCTGCGGCATCGGCCACCACCTGGGCCTCGACGTGCACGACTGCGCCCAGTCCCGCCCGGAGGCGTACCACGGGGCGGTCATGGAGGCCGGGATGGTGCTCACCGTCGAGCCCGGCCTCTACTTCCACGCCCACGACCGCACGCTCCCGCCGGAGCTGCGCGGGATCGGCGTACGGATCGAGGACGACCTGCTGGTCACCGCGTCCGGCGCCGAGATCCTCTCGGACGCCCTGCCCATCGACGCGAGCGGCCTGGAACGCTGGACCAAGGAGGTTTCCAGGTAG